A window of Terriglobus sp. RCC_193 contains these coding sequences:
- a CDS encoding carboxypeptidase-like regulatory domain-containing protein, giving the protein MAQETVPAPSMVAKASLVGTVQDGDGALLPGARVEVLSGGVTAVAFADEDGIFHAYGITPGSYTLHITAIGFFADTRNGEILPGEEKALDTIELRPEGKFASVTVTATEKEIATEQVNFEMKQRVLGIIPNFYVIYDANPAPLTKGQKFHLAWRSTLDPVSFAGAAIVAGIEQSGDQFSGYGQGGSGYAKRYGAAFADGAIGTFLGGAILPVVFHQDPRYRYQGSGSVMSRTRHAAASVIFCRNDENKVVFNYSNVLGNFAAAGISNLYYPASDRHGAGLTLQNAAVGTAFGVFGALMQEFVVPKLTPRLHGRDKR; this is encoded by the coding sequence ATGGCACAGGAAACTGTCCCGGCCCCTTCCATGGTGGCAAAGGCTTCGCTTGTGGGCACGGTGCAGGACGGAGACGGCGCTCTGCTGCCGGGTGCGCGCGTGGAGGTCCTGTCTGGAGGAGTGACCGCGGTCGCCTTCGCAGATGAAGACGGCATCTTCCACGCATACGGCATCACCCCGGGCTCCTATACGCTCCACATCACGGCAATTGGCTTCTTTGCGGACACGCGCAACGGAGAAATCCTGCCGGGCGAAGAAAAAGCACTGGACACGATCGAACTACGCCCCGAGGGAAAATTTGCTTCAGTCACCGTGACGGCTACCGAAAAGGAAATCGCCACGGAACAGGTGAACTTCGAGATGAAGCAGCGCGTGCTGGGCATCATCCCGAACTTTTACGTGATCTACGACGCGAATCCGGCGCCGCTGACCAAAGGACAGAAGTTTCACCTGGCATGGCGTTCCACGCTGGACCCTGTGTCCTTTGCCGGAGCGGCAATTGTTGCCGGCATTGAGCAGTCCGGAGATCAATTCAGCGGGTACGGACAGGGCGGTTCCGGCTATGCGAAACGCTACGGCGCAGCATTTGCAGACGGCGCCATTGGCACATTTCTTGGCGGAGCAATTCTGCCGGTGGTCTTCCATCAGGACCCGCGCTATCGCTATCAGGGAAGCGGCTCCGTGATGTCGCGCACGCGCCACGCCGCCGCCAGCGTGATCTTCTGCCGCAACGACGAGAACAAGGTGGTATTCAATTACTCCAATGTTCTGGGAAACTTTGCCGCTGCGGGCATCAGCAACCTCTACTATCCCGCCAGCGATCGCCACGGAGCAGGATTGACTCTGCAGAACGCTGCCGTCGGAACAGCGTTCGGAGTCTTCGGCGCCCTCATGCAGGAGTTTGTTGTGCCGAAGCTGACGCCACGCTTGCATGGACGCGACAAACGCTAA
- the aroB gene encoding 3-dehydroquinate synthase, giving the protein MSDIRVEAASASYTVHVGRNLLASIAEQTVPLAKKISQVFIVTSPEIDRLWGEPVRNGFLALNKPVTTLTIPAGEQHKRMATIERLLEELAQHGADRDTLLVALGGGVLGDMTGFLAAIWMRGVPFIQVPTTLLSQVDSSVGGKTGANLAAGKNLVGAFYHPLAVFADLDTLSTLPPRELRAGLQESVKAGVIRDPQLFAFMETNAEAIRNGELTALQPVIEASIRMKADVVENDERESGLRMILNFGHTVGHAIEAATGYKQLLHGEAIGWGMIAAVRLAQSRNLLNDATATRITKLVHAFGPLPPFEADAQRLVTLTGSDKKKRSGTLSFILPTSIGTVDIVRDVTEAELLTAVESMLAEMRAANAVTA; this is encoded by the coding sequence ATGAGCGATATCCGTGTTGAAGCTGCGTCCGCAAGCTACACCGTCCATGTGGGCCGCAACCTCCTCGCATCCATCGCAGAGCAGACAGTTCCACTCGCAAAGAAAATCTCGCAGGTCTTCATCGTCACTTCGCCGGAGATTGACCGCCTCTGGGGCGAGCCCGTTCGCAACGGCTTCCTCGCGCTCAACAAGCCCGTCACCACGCTGACCATCCCCGCAGGCGAGCAGCATAAGCGCATGGCCACCATCGAGCGCCTGCTGGAAGAACTGGCACAGCACGGAGCCGACCGTGACACCCTTCTCGTCGCGCTCGGCGGCGGTGTTCTCGGCGACATGACCGGCTTTCTCGCCGCCATCTGGATGCGCGGTGTGCCCTTCATCCAGGTGCCAACGACCTTGCTCTCGCAGGTCGATTCCTCAGTAGGCGGCAAGACCGGCGCAAACCTCGCCGCAGGCAAGAACCTGGTCGGCGCGTTCTATCATCCGCTCGCCGTCTTCGCGGACCTCGACACGCTCTCCACACTCCCGCCACGCGAACTTCGCGCGGGATTACAGGAAAGCGTGAAAGCAGGAGTCATCCGCGACCCGCAACTCTTTGCCTTCATGGAAACGAACGCGGAAGCCATCCGCAACGGCGAACTCACCGCGCTACAGCCCGTCATCGAAGCCAGCATCCGCATGAAGGCCGACGTCGTGGAAAACGACGAGCGCGAGAGCGGCCTGCGCATGATCCTGAACTTCGGCCACACCGTGGGCCACGCCATTGAAGCTGCCACGGGCTACAAACAATTGCTGCACGGCGAAGCCATCGGTTGGGGCATGATCGCCGCTGTTCGCCTCGCACAATCGCGCAACCTGCTCAATGACGCAACAGCTACACGCATCACGAAACTCGTGCACGCCTTCGGCCCTCTGCCACCGTTTGAAGCAGACGCGCAGCGCCTCGTTACTCTCACAGGCTCCGATAAAAAGAAGCGCAGCGGCACGCTGTCGTTCATCCTGCCCACCAGCATTGGCACGGTTGACATCGTGCGCGACGTCACCGAAGCAGAACTGCTCACCGCCGTCGAATCCATGCTCGCGGAGATGCGCGCAGCCAACGCGGTGACTGCATGA
- a CDS encoding NAD(P)-dependent alcohol dehydrogenase encodes MSQASGYAAQSAKTPLGPFSFERREPGPNDVVIDIKFCGICHSDLHQARDEWGGGIFPMVPGHEIAGVVRAIGSAVTHFKVGDHVGVGCFVDSCRTCIECTAGDDNYCQNGITLTYNGLDKQGAPTYGGYSDHVVVDENYVLRIPENLPLDAASPLLCAGITLYSPLKHWNAGPGKRVAIVGLGGLGHMGVKLAHALGAHVTVLSQSMKKAEDAKKLGADEFYSMNDPETVKKLGNSFDLIISTVGVSMDFTPYLAMLKKDSTMVLVGAPEGNSQVNSFGLIINRKSLAGSMIGSIEETQEMLDFCGRHNIVSDIEVIKADYINEAYERMLKSDVRYRFVIDLDSLKN; translated from the coding sequence ATGTCACAGGCATCCGGTTACGCCGCGCAGTCGGCAAAGACACCCCTTGGCCCCTTTTCGTTTGAACGCCGCGAACCCGGCCCGAACGACGTAGTCATCGACATCAAATTCTGCGGCATCTGCCACTCCGATCTGCATCAGGCACGCGACGAATGGGGCGGCGGCATCTTCCCCATGGTGCCCGGCCATGAGATCGCAGGCGTCGTCCGCGCCATCGGCTCCGCCGTCACGCACTTCAAAGTGGGCGACCATGTCGGCGTAGGCTGTTTCGTCGATAGCTGTCGCACCTGTATTGAATGCACCGCGGGCGACGACAACTATTGCCAGAACGGCATCACCCTCACCTACAACGGACTCGACAAGCAGGGCGCCCCCACCTACGGCGGCTACTCCGATCACGTCGTCGTCGACGAGAACTACGTCCTGCGCATCCCGGAGAACCTGCCGCTCGATGCAGCATCACCGCTGCTCTGCGCAGGCATCACACTGTACAGCCCGCTGAAGCACTGGAACGCAGGCCCCGGCAAGCGTGTGGCCATCGTCGGCCTTGGTGGCCTCGGCCACATGGGCGTCAAGCTGGCGCACGCCCTGGGCGCACATGTCACGGTGCTGAGCCAGAGCATGAAGAAGGCAGAGGACGCGAAGAAACTCGGCGCAGACGAGTTCTACTCCATGAACGATCCGGAAACGGTGAAGAAGCTCGGCAACAGCTTCGACCTCATCATCAGCACCGTGGGTGTATCGATGGACTTCACGCCGTACCTTGCCATGCTGAAGAAAGACAGCACCATGGTTCTGGTCGGCGCACCGGAAGGCAATTCGCAGGTCAATTCCTTCGGCCTCATCATCAACCGCAAATCACTCGCCGGTTCCATGATCGGCTCGATTGAAGAGACGCAGGAAATGCTCGACTTCTGCGGCCGTCACAACATCGTCAGCGACATCGAAGTCATCAAGGCCGACTACATCAACGAGGCCTACGAGCGCATGTTGAAGAGCGACGTACGCTACCGCTTCGTCATCGACCTCGATTCGCTGAAGAACTAA
- a CDS encoding alpha-galactosidase, with translation MLKQMVSLVLCAVASSSLVAQVAVREDAAKKTWFVSAGTMTYAVGVNDQGMLQSLYWGPKLPANASLPVVKAPPERASFDPQISTTPLEYPAWGEGLFTEVALKADFSNGDRTSILKFESAKTSADELEIVLKDAAQPLRVHLYYKAYPEGVIARWSRIENTGKTPVQLEQAASATWTLPQYPETEKSAYNLSWLTGMWGGEWQLHKETIQAGERVLESRKGSTSHRANPWFAIGRTDQTTEDAGPVWFGELGWSGSWRMTVEDTSLHTVKVTGGFNPFDFHATLAAGQSMETPKFYAGYTDGGQGAASRVLHRFQTDEILPLRQGAGQPPKPRAIVYNSWEATEMNFTDQMQMQLAEKAAKLGVERFVIDDGWFGERNDDHRGLGDWYLNKQKFPNGLKPLIDKVHSLGMDFGIWVEPEMANPNSDLYRKHPEWAMQMPDRQHTEQRNQLLLNLAREDVKEWMFEWLDKLVSENDIAYLKWDYNRNWSEPGWDTAPGTSAAHRDVDAEKAINVKYVQNLYEVLDRLRKKHPKLEIESCSGGGGRVDLGILERTDEVWTSDNTDALDRLDLQYGFSHAYTPQVMVAWTTDVSHPERRGIPLQYRFVVAMQGALGIGNNLNKFSDADTALSTKLVSFYKTIRTTVQQGAQYRLQSPLDRDETQMQYVSRDGSQAVLLAYLHSQRLRVAYPPVRLKGLDPNAMYRVRALDAEKYRGEQTVSGAVLMGAGVTLNLRDDYDSTAVVFERVN, from the coding sequence ATGCTGAAGCAGATGGTTTCGCTGGTTCTGTGCGCTGTGGCGAGCTCCTCGTTGGTGGCGCAGGTTGCGGTGCGTGAAGATGCCGCAAAGAAAACATGGTTCGTAAGTGCGGGCACCATGACGTATGCCGTGGGTGTGAATGATCAGGGCATGTTGCAGTCTTTGTACTGGGGCCCGAAGCTGCCTGCGAACGCATCGCTGCCTGTGGTGAAGGCGCCGCCGGAACGGGCTTCGTTCGATCCGCAGATTTCGACCACGCCGCTGGAGTATCCAGCGTGGGGTGAAGGGCTGTTCACGGAAGTTGCCCTGAAGGCGGACTTCAGCAATGGTGATCGTACTTCGATTCTGAAATTTGAGTCGGCGAAGACAAGCGCGGATGAGCTTGAGATTGTGCTGAAGGATGCGGCGCAGCCGCTGCGTGTCCACCTGTATTACAAGGCGTATCCCGAAGGCGTGATTGCGCGGTGGTCGCGCATTGAGAACACGGGTAAGACGCCGGTGCAACTGGAGCAGGCCGCAAGTGCTACGTGGACATTGCCGCAGTATCCCGAGACGGAGAAGTCGGCTTACAACCTGAGCTGGTTGACGGGTATGTGGGGCGGTGAGTGGCAGTTGCATAAGGAGACGATCCAGGCGGGCGAACGCGTGCTGGAAAGCCGCAAGGGAAGCACATCGCATCGTGCGAATCCGTGGTTTGCCATTGGACGCACGGACCAGACAACGGAAGATGCAGGGCCGGTCTGGTTTGGCGAATTGGGTTGGAGCGGAAGCTGGCGCATGACGGTGGAAGACACCAGCCTGCACACGGTGAAGGTGACGGGCGGGTTCAATCCGTTTGATTTCCATGCGACGCTGGCGGCAGGGCAGTCGATGGAAACGCCCAAGTTTTACGCAGGTTATACCGATGGCGGACAGGGCGCAGCATCGCGTGTGCTGCATCGTTTTCAGACGGATGAGATTCTGCCGCTGCGGCAGGGAGCAGGGCAGCCGCCGAAGCCTCGCGCCATTGTCTACAACAGTTGGGAAGCCACGGAGATGAACTTCACTGACCAGATGCAGATGCAACTGGCGGAGAAGGCCGCGAAGCTGGGTGTGGAGCGCTTTGTGATTGACGATGGCTGGTTTGGCGAACGCAACGACGATCATCGTGGGCTGGGCGACTGGTATCTGAATAAACAGAAGTTTCCCAACGGACTGAAGCCACTGATTGATAAGGTGCATTCGCTGGGCATGGATTTCGGCATCTGGGTGGAACCGGAGATGGCGAACCCGAACAGCGATCTGTATCGCAAACATCCTGAGTGGGCGATGCAGATGCCGGATCGTCAGCACACGGAGCAGCGCAATCAGTTGCTGCTGAACCTTGCTCGCGAAGACGTGAAGGAATGGATGTTCGAGTGGCTGGACAAGCTGGTGAGTGAGAACGACATTGCTTACCTGAAGTGGGATTACAACCGCAACTGGAGCGAGCCGGGATGGGATACGGCTCCGGGCACGAGCGCGGCGCATCGTGATGTGGATGCGGAGAAGGCCATCAACGTGAAATATGTGCAGAACCTGTATGAGGTTCTGGATCGCCTGCGAAAGAAGCATCCGAAGCTGGAGATTGAATCGTGCAGTGGCGGCGGCGGGCGTGTTGACCTGGGCATTCTGGAACGCACCGATGAGGTGTGGACCAGCGACAACACGGATGCGCTGGACCGGCTTGATCTGCAGTATGGCTTCTCACACGCATACACGCCGCAGGTGATGGTGGCGTGGACCACGGATGTTTCGCATCCGGAACGGCGCGGCATTCCGTTGCAGTATCGCTTTGTGGTGGCGATGCAGGGCGCGCTTGGGATTGGTAACAATCTGAACAAGTTCAGCGATGCAGATACGGCGCTGAGTACGAAGCTGGTGTCGTTCTACAAGACGATTCGCACGACGGTGCAGCAGGGTGCGCAGTATCGTTTGCAGTCGCCGCTGGATCGCGATGAGACGCAGATGCAGTATGTGTCGCGCGATGGTTCACAGGCTGTGCTGCTGGCGTATCTGCATTCGCAGCGGTTGCGTGTGGCGTATCCGCCGGTGCGTTTGAAGGGACTTGATCCGAATGCGATGTATCGCGTGCGTGCGCTGGATGCGGAGAAATATCGCGGAGAGCAGACGGTGAGCGGCGCGGTGCTGATGGGAGCGGGTGTCACATTGAATCTGCGGGATGATTATGATTCGACCGCTGTGGTGTTTGAGCGTGTGAACTAA
- the ubiE gene encoding bifunctional demethylmenaquinone methyltransferase/2-methoxy-6-polyprenyl-1,4-benzoquinol methylase UbiE: MTALEAAKGARPEGATTDEEAAIAVQKMFDEIAPQYDRANHILSMGMDRVWWNSTARFFDATLQQPQSRVLDLCCGTADMTAALLARRPANSEPVLAVDFSHEMIERGRIKMQGKPVEFIEADALNLPLEDASLDLVVSAFGFRNLTDYNAGLREIRRVLKPGGRIGILDFSMPPAPLKQMYRLYFRHVLPRIGGIISGSQDSYAYLPASVERFPAPKDFLRMMETASFTATRWQPYLFGIAGLWSATAL, from the coding sequence ATGACCGCCCTGGAAGCCGCAAAGGGCGCACGCCCCGAAGGCGCAACCACCGACGAAGAAGCAGCCATCGCCGTACAAAAGATGTTCGATGAGATTGCGCCGCAGTACGACCGCGCCAATCACATCCTGAGCATGGGTATGGACCGCGTCTGGTGGAACAGCACCGCGCGCTTCTTTGACGCAACATTGCAGCAGCCGCAATCACGCGTCCTCGACCTCTGCTGCGGCACCGCAGACATGACAGCAGCACTCCTCGCACGCCGTCCCGCAAACTCTGAGCCCGTACTCGCCGTCGACTTCTCGCACGAGATGATCGAACGCGGCCGCATCAAGATGCAAGGCAAGCCCGTCGAATTCATCGAGGCGGACGCTCTGAACCTGCCGCTCGAAGACGCATCGCTCGACCTCGTCGTCAGCGCCTTCGGCTTCCGCAATCTCACGGATTACAACGCAGGCCTGCGCGAAATCCGCCGAGTTCTCAAGCCCGGCGGACGCATCGGCATCCTCGATTTCTCCATGCCGCCCGCGCCGCTGAAGCAGATGTATCGCCTTTACTTCCGCCATGTTCTGCCACGCATCGGCGGCATCATCTCCGGCTCGCAGGACTCCTACGCGTATCTCCCCGCCAGCGTGGAACGCTTCCCTGCTCCGAAAGACTTCCTCCGCATGATGGAAACCGCATCGTTTACAGCGACGCGCTGGCAGCCATATCTTTTCGGCATCGCGGGCCTCTGGTCTGCAACCGCCTTGTAA